In Caproicibacterium amylolyticum, a genomic segment contains:
- a CDS encoding serine hydrolase domain-containing protein — MMVDFVSQMKTVNLMMSLVQGNLERCTPYPFIPCTEKPMPDRSLYGLETSTPEAQGVESAWLNGFFCALYDCKTIHVHSVAVLRHGKLIAEGSFKPYTAAYPHMQFSLSKSVVGMAVGLAVQEGLLSIEDKLVDFFADDRTLFRSQKLGTVTIKHLLQMTAGVKYNEIFSETDRDWVHGYLSSDCAFEPGTDFYYNSMNSYMLSAVLEKVTGMPLVEYLMPRLFEPLQIPRPRWDVCPMGITKGGWGLYLRTIDMAKLGQLYLQNGRWQCADGPRQIIPEQWVSDSINGMVQTSPNNRDSGYGYQLWRFPVEKAFQYSGVYGQHVIVLPHLDAVVAMTSGSQTFVSDEASEITKKYFARDAEGFHDAPLPSNIRALRKLKETLAHLYAVKETIPPQPPRSALPFFRRDNQEELAPRPVPEFAKPLDGRIYRLENGYGSVMPLALQIFTNNFPPAMNEVTFGFTPGLCHICLRCGEENSTLTAGLENEPFRSNVTYNGETYPVGSSARLTTDEDDRPVLKLYISFLQSPFTRVMKFIFYEDAEKLLVRFDEQPSISESTEMLLSLMGGGSGMQKLFNDEMAQKKLRGRLTEISLPKLHGVRADLRKEQAEMKAEVPAVDTDKSKADLSE; from the coding sequence ATGATGGTTGATTTTGTTTCCCAGATGAAAACTGTGAACCTGATGATGAGCCTGGTGCAGGGCAATCTGGAACGCTGCACACCGTATCCCTTTATCCCCTGCACAGAAAAGCCAATGCCTGACCGTTCCCTATACGGACTGGAAACCAGCACACCGGAGGCACAGGGAGTGGAAAGCGCGTGGCTGAATGGCTTTTTCTGTGCTTTGTACGATTGCAAAACCATTCATGTGCACAGTGTGGCGGTGCTGCGCCACGGCAAGCTGATTGCCGAGGGAAGCTTTAAACCCTACACGGCTGCCTACCCGCACATGCAGTTTTCGCTTTCCAAAAGTGTGGTTGGCATGGCGGTTGGCCTTGCTGTGCAGGAGGGACTGCTTTCCATTGAGGACAAGCTTGTTGATTTTTTTGCAGATGACCGTACGCTTTTTCGCAGCCAGAAGCTGGGGACTGTTACAATTAAGCATTTGCTCCAGATGACTGCCGGCGTAAAATATAATGAGATTTTCAGCGAAACTGACCGCGACTGGGTGCACGGCTATCTTTCCTCTGACTGTGCTTTTGAGCCGGGAACAGATTTTTATTACAACAGCATGAATTCCTATATGCTTTCTGCTGTTCTGGAAAAAGTGACGGGAATGCCACTGGTAGAGTACCTAATGCCGCGTTTGTTTGAGCCGCTGCAGATTCCCCGTCCGCGCTGGGACGTATGTCCTATGGGTATTACAAAAGGCGGCTGGGGGCTTTACCTGCGCACAATCGACATGGCAAAATTGGGACAGCTTTATCTGCAGAACGGACGCTGGCAGTGTGCGGACGGGCCGCGGCAAATCATACCGGAGCAGTGGGTCAGTGACAGCATTAACGGTATGGTGCAGACCAGCCCGAACAACCGTGACAGCGGCTACGGCTATCAGCTGTGGCGTTTTCCGGTGGAAAAGGCGTTTCAGTACAGCGGCGTGTATGGTCAGCATGTAATTGTGCTTCCGCATTTGGATGCGGTTGTGGCTATGACCAGCGGAAGCCAGACCTTTGTATCGGATGAAGCAAGCGAAATTACGAAAAAGTATTTTGCACGCGATGCAGAAGGTTTCCATGATGCACCGCTTCCGTCCAACATCCGCGCCCTGCGCAAGCTGAAAGAAACACTGGCACATTTGTATGCAGTCAAGGAAACAATTCCGCCCCAGCCGCCGCGCAGTGCGCTTCCATTTTTCCGCAGGGATAATCAGGAAGAACTGGCGCCGCGCCCGGTGCCGGAGTTTGCGAAACCGCTGGACGGCAGGATATACCGGTTGGAAAACGGTTACGGCTCTGTGATGCCGCTGGCACTTCAGATCTTCACCAATAATTTTCCGCCGGCCATGAATGAAGTGACTTTTGGCTTTACACCGGGGTTGTGCCATATTTGCCTGCGCTGCGGAGAAGAAAACAGTACCCTGACTGCCGGTTTGGAAAATGAGCCGTTTCGCAGCAACGTTACCTACAACGGTGAAACTTATCCGGTTGGTTCCTCTGCGCGGTTGACTACAGACGAAGACGACCGTCCGGTGTTAAAACTGTACATTTCCTTTTTGCAGTCACCGTTTACCCGCGTAATGAAATTTATTTTTTATGAGGATGCCGAAAAACTGCTGGTTCGCTTTGATGAGCAGCCGAGCATTTCCGAATCCACAGAAATGCTGCTCAGTTTGATGGGCGGCGGCAGTGGAATGCAGAAGCTCTTCAATGATGAAATGGCACAGAAAAAACTGCGCGGCCGCCTGACGGAAATATCGCTGCCCAAGCTGCACGGTGTTCGGGCTGACCTGCGGAAAGAGCAGGCAGAAATGAAAGCGGAAGTACCTGCTGTAGATACAGATAAAAGCAAAGCAGATTTATCCGAATAA
- a CDS encoding cysteine desulfurase family protein, with amino-acid sequence MQQIYLDNSSTTRVCQEAADAVLKTMTENFGNPSSLHALGFAAERALINSREQVAAALSAKPEEITFTSGGTESNNLAVFGAAEARRKRGNRIVTTAIEHPSVLEPMHQLEKQGFEVVYLQPDSTGHIAPQQLFDAVNKETILVSMMAVNNEVGSILPIDDARAAIDRAKAPALLHVDAVQAFGKLNLRPGRRSVDLMTVSSHKIHGPKGVGVLFVRKGVHIAAHTFGGGQEKDLRPGTEAMPAICGFGAACAALPNVEEERAAIAELNTYLRAQLSKLPEVTVNSSEDALPYVLNLSAGQVKAQTMLNFLSEHGVYVSSGSACAKGARSHVLTALNLPRERIDSALRVSFCRYNTKADCDAFLEVLCEGLKTLQQAG; translated from the coding sequence TTGCAGCAGATATATCTTGATAATTCTTCCACAACACGCGTTTGCCAGGAAGCAGCGGACGCGGTGCTGAAAACAATGACGGAAAATTTTGGGAACCCATCCTCCCTGCACGCACTGGGTTTTGCAGCGGAACGTGCGCTGATAAATTCGCGTGAGCAGGTGGCGGCGGCACTTTCTGCAAAACCGGAGGAAATCACTTTTACTTCCGGCGGTACGGAAAGCAACAATCTGGCGGTGTTCGGCGCGGCAGAGGCACGCCGCAAGCGCGGAAACCGCATTGTAACCACCGCGATTGAACACCCCAGCGTGCTGGAACCCATGCATCAGCTGGAAAAACAAGGCTTTGAGGTTGTATATCTGCAGCCGGACAGCACCGGACACATTGCACCGCAGCAGCTTTTTGATGCAGTGAACAAAGAAACGATTCTGGTCAGTATGATGGCGGTGAACAATGAAGTCGGCAGCATTCTGCCCATTGACGACGCACGCGCCGCAATTGACCGTGCAAAAGCACCTGCCCTGCTGCACGTGGACGCGGTACAGGCTTTTGGCAAACTAAATTTGCGCCCCGGCCGCCGCAGCGTTGACCTGATGACAGTCAGTTCCCACAAAATTCACGGACCCAAGGGCGTAGGGGTACTGTTTGTACGAAAAGGTGTACACATTGCGGCACATACCTTTGGCGGCGGACAGGAAAAAGATCTGCGCCCGGGCACCGAAGCAATGCCGGCAATCTGCGGCTTTGGCGCAGCCTGCGCGGCACTGCCGAATGTTGAGGAAGAACGGGCGGCGATTGCCGAATTGAACACATATCTGCGCGCGCAGCTGTCAAAGCTACCGGAAGTGACTGTTAACAGCAGCGAGGATGCACTGCCTTATGTTCTGAACCTTTCCGCAGGGCAGGTTAAGGCGCAGACAATGCTGAACTTCCTTTCCGAACACGGTGTTTACGTTTCCTCCGGCTCTGCCTGCGCCAAGGGAGCAAGGAGCCATGTACTGACCGCACTGAACCTGCCGCGGGAACGGATTGATTCCGCACTGCGCGTTAGTTTCTGCCGGTACAACACAAAGGCTGACTGTGACGCATTTTTGGAAGTGCTGTGCGAGGGACTCAAGACTCTGCAGCAGGCAGGGTGA
- a CDS encoding S1C family serine protease: MYDPNNNTPIDNENTNNHSDVNSEEKNANSNTGSSAVWSGESYHSGRIHSDDYTPEGYTSPSTKWQNGSSYTPPYGTTQSQPPYSDYTTSGQPDSSQQEPVWHQNTWQPPQYQNPSSAQPRSKKKKPRDKKGSPAWVRIVAGIVGGFMISACSIGVFVALVNNGVVQFGSNGSGNSAFAITKMIGSSSSAAASTASGSGKVLTKQQVSEKVIPSVVLVQNYQNTSSGLDFSGTSTQQNGSAYDDTSYFGGYGQDGGTQQNGRQSGGTSSGSTSEESGSLSPAGEGSGVITSSDGYIMTNAHVVESASALKVVLNNGKSYEAKLIGSDTVTDLALIKINATGLTAAEFGDSSNLKIGDEVVAIGNPGGSELVSSATFGNVSALNRTITDENGYSRECIQTDAAINPGNSGGALVNMYGQVVGINSSKLTQVGGTSAEGLGFAIPINDAQPIISSLKQYGYVKDRAVLGISGRMIDSVTARIYGLSSTGFVIQKITSTELTKAGVTVGDMITKIDDTTVASSGTITSIVSKKKAGDTVKLTLLSLQTGKTTTVSVKLTAQTGKSA; the protein is encoded by the coding sequence ATGTATGATCCCAACAACAACACACCGATTGACAACGAAAATACAAATAATCACAGCGATGTGAATAGCGAAGAAAAAAATGCCAATTCTAACACTGGAAGCAGCGCTGTTTGGAGCGGTGAAAGCTACCACTCCGGACGCATCCACTCCGACGATTACACACCGGAGGGATACACCAGTCCTTCTACGAAGTGGCAGAACGGCAGCAGTTACACCCCGCCTTACGGCACCACACAGTCGCAGCCGCCGTACAGTGACTACACAACCAGCGGCCAGCCGGACAGTTCCCAGCAGGAGCCAGTGTGGCACCAAAACACCTGGCAGCCGCCGCAGTATCAGAATCCAAGCAGCGCACAGCCCCGCAGCAAAAAGAAAAAGCCGCGTGACAAAAAAGGCTCACCTGCCTGGGTCCGCATAGTAGCCGGCATCGTCGGCGGGTTCATGATTTCCGCCTGCTCCATCGGCGTTTTTGTGGCTCTGGTGAACAATGGCGTTGTGCAATTTGGTTCAAACGGCTCCGGAAATTCTGCATTTGCCATTACAAAAATGATTGGCAGTTCCAGCAGTGCTGCCGCCTCTACCGCTTCCGGCAGCGGGAAAGTGCTAACAAAGCAGCAAGTCTCCGAAAAGGTGATTCCCAGTGTTGTACTGGTTCAGAACTATCAGAACACCTCCAGCGGACTTGACTTTTCCGGCACCAGTACCCAGCAGAACGGCTCTGCCTATGATGATACAAGCTATTTCGGCGGCTACGGGCAGGATGGCGGTACCCAGCAGAACGGCCGTCAGAGCGGCGGCACCAGCTCCGGTTCCACTTCTGAAGAGTCCGGCAGCCTTTCCCCTGCAGGGGAAGGTTCCGGTGTTATCACCAGCAGCGATGGCTACATCATGACAAATGCCCATGTCGTAGAGAGTGCCTCCGCACTGAAAGTCGTACTCAACAATGGCAAAAGCTACGAAGCAAAGTTGATTGGCAGCGACACGGTTACCGACCTTGCACTAATCAAAATTAATGCAACCGGATTGACTGCCGCTGAATTTGGTGACAGCAGTAACCTGAAAATCGGCGATGAAGTTGTTGCAATCGGAAACCCCGGCGGCAGCGAATTGGTTTCGAGCGCTACTTTCGGCAATGTTTCCGCTTTGAACCGCACCATCACCGATGAAAACGGCTACAGCCGTGAATGCATCCAGACCGATGCCGCCATCAACCCCGGCAACTCCGGCGGCGCACTGGTGAACATGTACGGCCAGGTTGTCGGCATCAATTCCAGCAAACTGACACAGGTTGGCGGCACTTCTGCTGAGGGTTTGGGCTTTGCAATTCCCATCAATGATGCACAGCCGATTATCTCCAGCCTAAAGCAGTACGGTTATGTAAAGGACCGCGCGGTTCTAGGCATCAGCGGCCGTATGATTGACTCCGTGACTGCACGAATCTACGGCCTTTCCAGCACTGGCTTCGTCATTCAAAAGATTACAAGCACCGAACTTACCAAGGCCGGCGTTACTGTTGGTGATATGATTACCAAGATAGATGATACGACTGTGGCTTCCAGCGGAACAATTACTTCCATTGTTTCCAAGAAGAAAGCCGGAGATACCGTAAAGCTTACCCTGCTCAGCCTGCAGACCGGCAAAACTACCACCGTTTCGGTCAAGTTAACAGCGCAGACAGGCAAGAGCGCATAA
- the thiI gene encoding tRNA uracil 4-sulfurtransferase ThiI — MKEIILIKLGELVLKGLNRRVFEDTLLRNLRRRLAPLGAFDIKSRQSTITVTPQEEVDLDEAADRVGRVFGIATYTRAGVAPKDMEAIKLAAAEYLRRQLLAAKTFKVEAKRSDKKFPLNSPAICAEMGEYLLEQFPNLTVDVHEPDVIVYVEVRDFGTYIHSNPVRGAGGIPVGTGGKAAILISGGIDSPVAAWQMARRGLELTAVHFASPPYTSERAEQKVVDLLTQVSAYAGRIPMFTIQFAHVQEEIRDKCPEDLFTLLMRRFMMRVSQRIAEKEECLALVTGESLGQVASQTLPAICCTDACVSMPVFRPLIGSDKIDIVETARKIGTFDISIEPYEDCCTVFTPKHPRTRPQVDALIKAEQLLDVDALVEECVQTASVRIIHAK; from the coding sequence ATGAAAGAAATTATTTTAATTAAATTAGGGGAACTGGTGCTCAAGGGCTTAAACCGCCGTGTGTTTGAGGACACGCTTCTGCGAAATCTTCGCCGCCGGCTGGCACCGCTCGGTGCGTTTGACATCAAATCACGCCAGTCCACTATTACGGTAACGCCGCAGGAAGAAGTGGATTTGGACGAAGCTGCTGACCGTGTTGGCCGTGTATTTGGTATCGCTACCTACACCCGCGCGGGGGTTGCACCAAAAGATATGGAAGCCATCAAGCTGGCTGCGGCGGAATACCTGCGCCGGCAGCTGCTTGCGGCGAAGACCTTTAAAGTAGAGGCGAAACGCTCCGACAAAAAATTTCCGCTCAATTCCCCCGCAATCTGCGCGGAAATGGGTGAATACCTGCTGGAGCAGTTCCCGAACCTTACCGTTGACGTGCATGAGCCGGACGTGATTGTGTACGTGGAGGTGCGTGATTTCGGCACCTATATCCACAGCAACCCAGTGCGCGGCGCCGGCGGTATTCCGGTCGGCACCGGCGGCAAAGCGGCAATCCTTATCAGCGGAGGCATCGACAGTCCGGTCGCCGCGTGGCAGATGGCGCGCCGCGGCTTGGAACTGACGGCAGTGCACTTTGCCAGTCCGCCCTACACCAGTGAACGCGCCGAGCAGAAGGTGGTGGACCTGCTGACACAGGTGAGTGCTTATGCCGGACGTATCCCCATGTTTACCATACAGTTTGCGCACGTGCAGGAGGAAATCCGCGACAAATGCCCGGAGGACCTTTTCACACTGCTGATGCGGCGTTTTATGATGCGTGTTTCACAGCGCATTGCTGAAAAAGAGGAGTGCCTTGCACTGGTTACCGGCGAAAGCCTTGGGCAGGTAGCAAGTCAGACGCTGCCGGCCATTTGCTGTACGGATGCCTGCGTTTCCATGCCGGTTTTCCGCCCGCTGATTGGTTCGGACAAAATTGACATTGTGGAAACCGCCCGCAAAATTGGTACTTTCGACATTTCGATTGAGCCGTATGAAGACTGCTGCACGGTCTTTACGCCGAAGCATCCCCGCACCCGTCCGCAGGTAGATGCACTGATTAAAGCGGAGCAGCTGCTGGATGTGGATGCATTGGTGGAAGAATGTGTGCAGACTGCTTCTGTGCGGATTATTCATGCAAAATAA
- a CDS encoding GNAT family N-acetyltransferase, translating into MVITYQETKEFSAEDLQELFRSVHWESANYPERLVKAMHNSTAVISAWDGEKLVGLVRGLDDGATVAFIHYLLVRPEYQKFHIGTELMNRLLMRYQNLLYVKIVPSDPNTIPFYKRFGFRQYDNYSAMIIKHFA; encoded by the coding sequence ATGGTGATTACCTATCAGGAAACAAAAGAATTTTCTGCAGAAGATTTGCAGGAGCTTTTTCGTTCCGTTCACTGGGAATCCGCAAACTATCCGGAACGGCTTGTAAAAGCCATGCACAACTCCACTGCAGTTATTTCAGCGTGGGATGGCGAAAAGCTGGTTGGTTTAGTGCGCGGGTTGGACGATGGTGCAACAGTGGCGTTTATTCATTACCTATTGGTACGGCCGGAATATCAGAAATTCCACATTGGAACGGAATTGATGAACCGGCTGCTGATGCGTTATCAAAATTTGCTTTACGTTAAAATCGTGCCGTCAGACCCGAACACCATTCCGTTTTACAAAAGATTCGGTTTTCGGCAATATGACAATTATTCCGCAATGATTATTAAGCACTTTGCGTAG
- a CDS encoding MGDG synthase family glycosyltransferase gives MKILILTAATGGGHMRAAHALESYILNHSVGNQVVVLDALKCVGPLLNHTCCDGYRFLCKRAPKAFGTLYRATNKESNMRGMMFRINYQQSGKLAPTIESEHPDVILSTHPFATEMVSEMKERGYKVPLVCLMTDYGPHQAWIAPHVDGYVVSNEDMVPQMEKMGVPPEIVHPYGIPVTGKFFEKKDKAALRERIGLDPEKITVLFMAGSFGVTNIISIYEDLCALSLDFQVIVITGKNERLYHEFENAVQDSGKKTRLIYFTHEVENFMHASDLLITKPGGLTVSEALASDLPLAVFDAIPGQEEDNAAFLQNHHMAVKLDEHADVAQVIAEVLESPEKLQSMRRACEAFDKSKAAQNIFTLMQNLYDRCHPERTEK, from the coding sequence GTGAAGATACTGATTTTGACCGCGGCTACGGGCGGCGGTCATATGCGTGCGGCGCACGCATTGGAGTCGTATATTTTAAATCATTCTGTTGGAAATCAGGTCGTGGTTCTGGATGCGCTCAAGTGCGTTGGGCCGCTGCTGAACCATACCTGTTGTGATGGATATCGTTTTTTATGTAAACGCGCGCCAAAGGCGTTTGGTACACTGTACCGTGCTACCAATAAGGAGTCCAACATGCGGGGGATGATGTTCCGCATTAATTATCAGCAGAGCGGCAAGCTGGCCCCGACGATTGAAAGCGAGCACCCGGATGTGATTTTAAGTACCCATCCGTTTGCAACGGAAATGGTTTCGGAGATGAAAGAGCGGGGTTACAAAGTGCCGCTGGTCTGCCTTATGACAGATTACGGCCCGCATCAGGCGTGGATTGCCCCGCATGTGGACGGCTATGTTGTCAGCAATGAGGACATGGTGCCGCAGATGGAGAAAATGGGTGTGCCGCCGGAGATTGTGCATCCCTACGGGATTCCGGTGACTGGTAAATTTTTTGAAAAGAAGGACAAAGCTGCCCTGCGGGAAAGAATCGGGCTTGATCCAGAAAAGATCACAGTGCTGTTCATGGCCGGTTCTTTTGGTGTTACCAACATCATCAGCATTTACGAGGATTTGTGCGCGCTTAGCCTTGATTTTCAGGTGATCGTTATTACCGGCAAGAACGAGCGGCTGTACCATGAATTTGAAAATGCGGTGCAGGACAGCGGCAAAAAAACGCGGCTGATTTACTTTACGCATGAGGTGGAAAACTTTATGCATGCAAGTGACTTGCTTATCACAAAACCAGGCGGCCTGACGGTCAGCGAGGCGCTGGCAAGCGACCTGCCGCTTGCTGTTTTTGATGCCATCCCCGGTCAGGAAGAGGACAATGCCGCTTTTCTGCAGAATCACCATATGGCGGTGAAGTTAGACGAGCACGCGGACGTAGCGCAGGTGATTGCCGAAGTGCTTGAAAGTCCGGAAAAACTGCAGTCCATGCGCCGCGCCTGTGAAGCGTTTGACAAGAGCAAGGCGGCTCAGAACATTTTTACACTTATGCAAAATCTGTATGACCGGTGCCATCCGGAAAGAACGGAAAAATAG
- a CDS encoding competence/damage-inducible protein A — translation MKAEIISVGTELLLGQVINSDTAYVARELAALGFDIRYTCTVGDNSRRLAETLQNAFAHSDIVVTTGGLGPTDDDLTKQTCAAAAGRKLVCHEGTKQRLETYFKGREFGQSQMNQAMLPQGCTVFQNDHGTAPGCGFTTEDGKVLVMLPGPPRELLPMLQNYAVPYLSQWADGAISSTNIHAFGIGEGSAAEKISDLMQGANPTAATYALEDEMYVRVTAKAKTKEEAQALCKPLAAQVQQRLGDFVYGTDVASLEVVVVRELQKQGKMLATAESCTGGMLAERITDIAGASQVFHMGLVTYANEIKNMLLGVPQEILNTKGAVCPETAFAMAQGVRQKAGADFGIGITGVAGPKTSEGKPVGYILIALADGEHTYLRTMTGQGGRKDRDYLRHLAASNALDMLRRRLFGLPDIECTAFEKH, via the coding sequence ATGAAAGCGGAAATTATCAGCGTGGGTACAGAACTTCTGCTGGGGCAGGTCATCAATTCCGACACCGCCTATGTGGCACGTGAGCTGGCGGCACTGGGATTCGACATCCGGTATACCTGCACAGTCGGCGACAATTCCCGGCGGCTGGCAGAAACCCTGCAAAATGCTTTTGCGCACAGTGATATTGTGGTGACCACCGGCGGTCTCGGCCCAACGGACGACGACCTGACCAAGCAGACCTGTGCAGCTGCGGCAGGACGAAAGCTGGTCTGCCACGAAGGAACAAAACAGCGTTTGGAGACGTACTTCAAAGGCCGCGAGTTTGGGCAGAGCCAAATGAATCAGGCAATGCTGCCGCAAGGCTGCACGGTGTTTCAAAATGACCACGGCACTGCTCCCGGCTGCGGCTTTACCACAGAGGATGGCAAAGTGCTGGTCATGCTGCCGGGGCCACCGCGGGAGCTGCTGCCCATGCTGCAGAACTACGCGGTGCCGTATCTTTCTCAGTGGGCAGACGGGGCGATTTCGAGTACCAACATTCATGCATTCGGCATCGGTGAGGGCAGTGCTGCGGAAAAAATTTCTGACTTGATGCAGGGAGCCAATCCCACAGCAGCCACCTATGCACTGGAAGATGAAATGTATGTGCGGGTCACCGCAAAGGCAAAAACAAAAGAGGAAGCGCAGGCACTCTGCAAGCCGCTTGCCGCACAGGTGCAGCAGCGGTTGGGTGACTTTGTGTACGGTACGGATGTTGCAAGTCTGGAAGTAGTGGTCGTGCGTGAACTGCAGAAGCAGGGAAAAATGCTGGCAACTGCGGAAAGCTGCACCGGCGGTATGCTGGCAGAACGCATTACAGACATTGCAGGGGCTTCACAGGTGTTCCACATGGGGCTGGTCACCTACGCGAATGAAATTAAAAATATGCTGCTTGGTGTGCCGCAGGAGATTCTGAACACCAAAGGTGCGGTTTGCCCGGAAACTGCTTTTGCCATGGCACAGGGTGTGCGGCAGAAAGCGGGCGCGGATTTTGGCATCGGCATTACCGGTGTGGCAGGCCCAAAAACCAGTGAGGGCAAGCCGGTGGGCTACATCCTGATTGCGCTGGCGGACGGCGAGCACACCTACCTGCGCACCATGACCGGGCAGGGCGGCCGCAAAGACCGCGATTATCTGCGGCATCTGGCGGCAAGCAACGCACTGGATATGCTTCGCCGCCGACTGTTTGGCCTGCCGGACATTGAGTGCACTGCTTTTGAAAAACACTGA